From Paenibacillus graminis, a single genomic window includes:
- a CDS encoding SAM-dependent methyltransferase: MDQHKGNMIATYSESRQGNIVKAGSTKGFMNLGYERYSLEKTSSRQKQIQMVDHIFELLKPEVNEDIADVGCGIGGAMTRLLSTFSVKSVTGFNIDPLQLEACRSLLEEYRVVQRAHLNEVNLEEEGLRGQLFDKIYGIEILTHIRNKEKFLQHLYNGIKPGGRLVLAYTTLARPFHEFRGEDQEFMLKIGEYFKETPEDFLTERDYKELLNDVGFREEKTVNVSDHVFPHRHAHMAKTYAQLNSKNLIVKTVSSYYWKNKERCDIDYLNTFLKDQIAKHQCRMYEYYLTAWRK; encoded by the coding sequence ATGGATCAGCATAAAGGCAATATGATTGCAACTTATAGTGAAAGCCGTCAAGGCAACATTGTTAAAGCCGGGAGCACCAAAGGATTTATGAATCTTGGATATGAACGGTACTCTCTTGAAAAGACAAGCTCCAGACAGAAGCAAATCCAGATGGTTGACCATATTTTCGAATTGCTCAAACCGGAAGTGAATGAAGATATAGCAGATGTGGGCTGTGGTATTGGCGGAGCTATGACGAGGCTTTTAAGTACATTTTCAGTCAAGTCTGTGACCGGTTTCAATATTGATCCGCTGCAGCTTGAAGCGTGCCGAAGCCTGCTGGAAGAATATCGTGTAGTGCAGCGAGCCCATTTGAACGAAGTCAACCTGGAAGAGGAAGGCCTCAGAGGACAACTCTTTGATAAGATATACGGCATTGAAATCTTGACCCATATCCGTAATAAAGAGAAATTTCTACAGCATTTATACAATGGAATCAAACCTGGCGGCAGACTGGTTTTGGCTTACACCACGTTGGCAAGGCCGTTTCATGAATTCCGGGGTGAAGATCAGGAGTTTATGCTGAAGATCGGAGAGTACTTCAAAGAGACACCGGAGGACTTTCTGACGGAACGGGATTATAAAGAATTGCTAAATGACGTAGGCTTTCGCGAAGAAAAGACAGTCAATGTTTCGGATCATGTCTTCCCACACCGGCACGCCCATATGGCTAAAACTTATGCACAGCTGAATTCCAAGAACCTGATTGTCAAAACAGTGAGTTCGTATTATTGGAAGAACAAAGAACGGTGCGATATCGATTATCTGAATACGTTCCTTAAAGATCAAATAGCGAAGCATCAATGCAGGATGTACGAGTATTATTTGACCGCTTGGAGGAAATAA
- a CDS encoding B12-binding domain-containing radical SAM protein, which produces MDLDLLLISPPYWDFYSPFLALPSLSGFLRSKGFAVRQLDLNIVHFNRMIDKQGYAILKELQNNDVYDGLDTAYKNVFKANDAKEFTRKSAFIQPGQLSGQFLKKNFYQFTLDEINFLDGIFHYIYFNQLYKKNYWNKLMEFELDSIMEEVSSELLTDTLLGNGCMTLIQQGLRLIGFSSTSFDQFIVSCIYARMIKRIHPEVKIVFGGSYIPVLMKTVRPDKQRKIFDLCDYIVNGEGETALELIIQHTSNGQGELADIPNLCFMDSSGQVVHNAAKFENFQQLPEPDFNDLDFELYLMPEIMLPYQSSRGCFWGHCTFCDHDANYRYNFRSKTAETVVENLAALKKKYNNQHIQFVDEAIKPEKLKEIVAEMEERELNSLDWMYYSRISGEYTDDLVQRAKALGCRLVLFGVETFNLRLIKMIRKGISEKNISKNLSMFSKFGIKNIIWMICGFPSQREEEIWYDIDKLKENSPNLKGVFAGLYRLERNCDMYSAPEKFNIIDSDPDNPYIFKSHYNGELIDQNQIFSLYKQEYAPLVSELSRSHNRYIIYFRQEEQDKSMERGLSK; this is translated from the coding sequence ATGGACTTGGATTTACTCTTAATCTCTCCTCCGTATTGGGATTTTTACTCTCCCTTTCTGGCTTTGCCGAGTTTGAGCGGATTTCTGCGTTCCAAAGGATTCGCTGTACGGCAGCTTGATTTGAATATTGTTCATTTCAACCGGATGATCGATAAGCAGGGGTACGCCATTCTTAAAGAACTGCAAAATAATGATGTTTATGACGGTCTGGACACTGCATATAAAAATGTGTTCAAAGCAAACGATGCAAAAGAGTTTACCAGAAAGAGTGCCTTTATACAGCCGGGACAATTAAGCGGACAATTTCTCAAGAAAAATTTCTATCAATTTACATTGGATGAAATTAATTTTTTGGATGGCATTTTTCATTATATTTATTTTAATCAGCTGTATAAAAAGAACTATTGGAATAAATTAATGGAGTTTGAACTGGACAGTATTATGGAGGAGGTTAGCAGCGAGCTGTTAACGGACACCTTGCTTGGCAACGGATGCATGACGTTGATTCAGCAAGGGCTTCGGCTGATCGGATTTTCCAGTACCAGCTTCGATCAATTCATTGTTTCCTGCATTTACGCCAGGATGATTAAAAGGATACACCCTGAGGTAAAAATTGTATTTGGCGGCAGCTACATCCCTGTGCTTATGAAGACGGTGCGCCCTGACAAACAGAGAAAGATCTTCGATTTATGTGATTATATAGTAAACGGAGAAGGAGAAACCGCCCTGGAGTTAATTATTCAGCACACCTCCAATGGACAAGGCGAATTAGCGGATATTCCTAATCTTTGCTTTATGGACTCTTCGGGACAGGTTGTTCATAATGCGGCTAAATTTGAAAATTTTCAACAGCTGCCGGAACCTGACTTCAACGATTTGGATTTTGAATTATACTTGATGCCTGAAATTATGCTTCCCTATCAGAGCTCACGCGGTTGTTTTTGGGGCCACTGTACATTTTGCGACCATGATGCCAATTACCGGTATAATTTTAGAAGCAAAACTGCTGAGACGGTTGTAGAAAATTTAGCTGCTTTGAAAAAAAAATATAACAACCAACATATACAATTTGTCGATGAAGCAATTAAACCGGAGAAACTGAAGGAAATTGTAGCGGAGATGGAAGAACGTGAATTGAACTCGTTGGATTGGATGTATTACTCCCGGATCAGCGGGGAATATACGGATGATCTTGTACAGAGAGCCAAAGCTTTAGGTTGCCGGCTGGTTTTGTTTGGCGTAGAAACGTTTAATTTGCGGCTTATAAAAATGATTCGTAAAGGCATTTCCGAGAAAAACATATCCAAAAATTTAAGTATGTTTAGTAAATTTGGAATTAAGAATATAATATGGATGATTTGTGGGTTTCCTTCACAAAGGGAAGAAGAGATATGGTATGATATTGATAAACTTAAGGAAAATTCACCCAATTTAAAGGGGGTTTTCGCCGGTTTGTACCGCTTGGAACGCAACTGCGATATGTACAGTGCACCGGAAAAATTCAATATCATTGATTCTGACCCGGATAATCCGTACATCTTCAAATCGCATTACAACGGTGAACTGATCGATCAAAACCAAATCTTCTCTCTTTACAAACAGGAATATGCTCCGCTTGTGAGTGAGCTTTCCCGCTCTCACAACAGATATATTATCTATTTTCGCCAGGAGGAACAGGATAAGTCAATGGAAAGGGGCTTGTCCAAATGA
- a CDS encoding B12-binding domain-containing radical SAM protein, with protein sequence MNVALWHYTNENDKSTYMPLGIRYLKSYAEQYCEQYHNVTIIERLHELTDDVDVVAISCMSQDFELLKEQLQEIRKRVRDIVLGGYHISLMPETLPEEIAVGVRFEGEETFREILDIRARNGSLLPEYLSDVKGIVYRNKGNVQINPLREPIKKMETVPFPDRTSLMKPWWQKKQNLFSSRGCPFKCVFCSSTNFWSRFRRFSAEYVVDEISAILRDFPDTQEITFVDDLFTADRKRLRNIISLMEERNILGKLLINISIRADQVDDEMCQLLKVLNANFIYFGMESASPRILNYLKKGTLTVPQIQNALDLLYRNGIPISASIIVGSPGETEEDLRMTYDFVVRNMREGKLNEVAANILSPMPGTELWEEGKTRGIIQEPVEWNRMLYYGYTHTEKFYNRPFQEWVKLRSQNDSFYLNDEMMSQHRLYEIMLEYDVQIKKIFVERIYRKYRVLIENTLAQLQPGRKLIVYHVNEISYALVHLLREQNFEVSYVITDDDEMNYTYLSDVPVLQSGQWSRIKDDHIVISCSEKDSVEVEHFTEKKKLDLINLMAVTLRVGGEKVVEAE encoded by the coding sequence ATGAATGTAGCGCTCTGGCATTATACCAATGAGAATGACAAGTCTACGTATATGCCTCTTGGAATTCGTTATCTTAAATCTTATGCCGAACAATATTGTGAACAATATCACAATGTTACGATAATCGAACGGCTTCACGAGTTGACGGATGATGTGGATGTTGTGGCTATATCCTGCATGTCGCAAGATTTTGAACTTTTAAAGGAGCAGTTACAGGAGATTCGGAAACGGGTGCGGGACATTGTTCTGGGGGGATATCATATTTCCTTAATGCCGGAAACGCTTCCGGAGGAAATTGCTGTTGGCGTAAGATTTGAAGGAGAAGAAACCTTCAGAGAGATTCTGGATATTAGAGCCAGGAACGGTTCCTTGTTGCCTGAGTACTTAAGTGATGTCAAGGGAATTGTATACCGCAATAAAGGAAACGTGCAGATCAATCCCTTGCGTGAGCCGATCAAGAAAATGGAAACGGTCCCTTTTCCCGACAGAACCTCTTTAATGAAACCGTGGTGGCAAAAGAAACAAAACCTGTTTTCCTCACGGGGTTGCCCTTTTAAATGTGTATTCTGCTCTTCCACCAATTTCTGGAGCCGGTTTAGAAGATTCAGCGCAGAGTATGTGGTTGACGAGATTTCTGCCATCCTAAGAGACTTCCCAGACACTCAGGAAATCACTTTCGTGGATGATTTGTTTACCGCTGACCGAAAACGACTGCGTAACATTATCAGTCTTATGGAAGAACGCAATATTCTGGGAAAATTGCTTATCAACATCTCTATCCGTGCAGATCAGGTAGATGATGAAATGTGCCAGCTGCTTAAGGTGTTGAATGCCAATTTCATTTATTTCGGTATGGAGTCTGCGAGCCCCCGTATTCTGAATTACCTCAAGAAAGGCACTTTAACCGTGCCTCAGATACAGAATGCACTTGATTTACTTTACCGGAACGGCATTCCCATCAGTGCCTCAATCATTGTCGGTTCTCCTGGAGAGACTGAAGAAGATCTGCGGATGACCTATGATTTTGTTGTCAGGAATATGCGTGAAGGAAAGCTGAATGAAGTGGCTGCGAACATTTTGTCTCCGATGCCTGGTACGGAGCTCTGGGAGGAGGGCAAGACAAGGGGGATCATACAGGAGCCTGTAGAGTGGAACCGTATGCTTTATTATGGATATACGCATACTGAGAAGTTCTATAATAGGCCCTTTCAGGAATGGGTCAAACTAAGAAGCCAGAACGACAGCTTTTATTTGAATGATGAGATGATGTCTCAGCACCGGCTCTATGAAATTATGCTGGAATACGATGTGCAGATCAAAAAGATATTTGTTGAACGGATCTACCGAAAATATCGGGTTCTTATCGAAAATACTCTTGCGCAGCTCCAGCCGGGCCGGAAATTGATTGTGTATCACGTGAATGAAATTTCATATGCACTGGTCCATCTTCTAAGAGAACAGAACTTTGAGGTCTCCTATGTAATAACGGATGATGATGAGATGAACTATACATACCTGTCTGATGTACCGGTGCTTCAATCCGGACAATGGTCCCGAATTAAGGATGACCACATTGTAATCAGCTGCAGCGAAAAAGACTCCGTTGAAGTAGAACACTTTACAGAGAAAAAAAAGCTGGACCTGATCAATTTAATGGCAGTAACACTCCGGGTAGGAGGGGAAAAGGTTGTTGAAGCAGAGTGA